GGTGAACCGCAGCACCAGGTCCCAGTCCTGGCTGCCCTCGTAGCCCGCGCGGAATCCGCCGATGGCGAGCACGCGCTCGCGACGGTACACCCCGAGGTGACTGACATAGTTCTGGCCCAACAGCAGGTCCGGGTTCCAGTCGGGCTTGAAATAGGCATCGCTGCGTGTGTCGTGCGCGTCGACCTTGTCCTCGTCGCTATAGAGGAGATCGACATGCGGATGGCGCAGGATCTCCGCGGCCACCCAGTAGAGGGCGTGTTCGGCCAGCAGGTCGTCGTGGTCCAGGAGCGCTATGAACTCGCCGCTCGCCATGGCCAGGGCATCGTTCGACGCGCGCGAGATATGGCCGTTCTTGGCCCTGAAGTGGACACGGATCCGGGTGTCGCGCTTCGCGTAATCCTGCAGAATGCGGCGTACGCGCGGGTCTGGCGAGGCGTCGTCTGCGATACAAAGCTCCCAATGCGGATAGAGCTGATGGCGGACCGAGTCTATGGCGGCTTGCAGAAAGCGGGGCGGGGCATTGTAGACCGGCATGATCACCGAGATCATGGGCGGATGGGTCCAGGAGGCGATCTGGCGGCGGATGGGGCCGCGATCCGCGTCGGTCAGGGTATCGTAGCGCCGCACCCACAGCGCGTAGTCTTGCTCGAGCAGGTTTATGTAGGCGCTCCGCCCCCAGACCGACAGCACGTCCTTGGCGCGCTCCGGCAGCGGCAGGCGATGGAGCAGGGACTTGGCCAAGGCCCGGCGCCGGGCCCGTTGGGACGGGTCCCCGATGAGCGTCTGGCGGGCGGCGCGTAACCGCGTCGCCGTGCGGCGCAGGGGTTCTGTGAGGCGCCAGGATCGGGAGGTGCTGATCTGCTGAAGGGTGGCGCGGGTCGCCGCCAGATCCTTCTGTGCGGCCTGGAGCTGCTTCAGGGGTGGTCGTTGCGGGTCTTGGGCGCACAGCGCAAGCCAGCCCTCGAGCGCGCCAAGCGCATCGCCGTGCGTGGGCGGTGCCGACAATCGCGCCTCGAGGGTATCGGCCTGCGCGACAAGCTCCTCCGGAATGGCCAATTCGATCCAGGAGTCGTCATCCCATAGCCACAGCCCGGCCCCGGCGTCCGATGACGCGCCGGGCGATAGCGACAGCTCCCGCCGGGATTCCCCGAGCAGCGATTCGCGCCGGCCGTCCCATACCCAGAGGGCGCGCGGTCCGCGATAGAGCGCGAGCTCATGGAGGCGCAGATAACACGGCCAGTCGCCCGGGTCGAGTCTCAGGCGGCGCTTGGTGGGGGCCCCGGGGAGCCGCAGGCGCAGGGTATGGGGCCCGGAGCCGAGGGGCAGCGGCCGCGTGGCCCGTCGTGTCTCGCTATAGTGCTCGTGGACGTCCCGCCAATAGACCGCTACGCCGACGGAGGGGCGCGGCGGGCTTGGGTCCGGTCCCTTCCGGGGCGTTGCCGGCAGGGCGTATTCCTCAGGGACCGCCTCCACGACAAATTGATAGACCGCGGCGTCCGGGATCTCGGGGAGCAGGGTTTGCCACAGCAATTGCGGTATCTTCTCGTGATGCCCTGACGGCTGCGCGAATTCCGTGTACTGGATGTCCAGGACCGTGTGGTCGACGACCTGCCCCCGCCACCCGGCCTCGGCAAGCGTGCGCAGAAAGCTTTGTCTCGTGAAGAATCGGAGATGCGTGCGATCCAGAAGGCCCTCGTCGCGATACCGGAAATCCCCGGATAGGAGTTCCCGTATCACGCCCCCGTGGGCGATGTTGGGTACCGATACCAGCAGCCGGCCGTGATCCGTCAGGAGCGGTTTGATGCCCCTCAGGAAATCCGTCGGGTCGCGCAGGTGTTCGAGGATATCGGCGCATACCACGATGTCGTATCGCCGATCGCCCAGACGCGAGAGGACTTGGGTGTCCTCCACGTCGAGCTCCCAGACATCGCGATAATGGGGTCGCGCCAGGGCCGCCGCCTCGGGGTTGATTTCGATGCCATCGACGATACAGTGCCGGGTTTCGCTCAGGTGTTGTCCCAGACGGCCCACGGCGCACCCGACATCCAGCACCTTGGTTGCGGGCGCGATCTGTCGGGCGATCTTGGCAAGGCTGTCGTTGCCGTCGGGGTCGACGGCATTTCGATGATAGATATGCGAGATCTCATTCATGGGGGCCCCTGCAAGGATGGAGGACGGCGCACCTCGGACATCCCGCTTGGCGGTATGAGAGCATCCCGTATGCGGCCTGCCATCGGCCTTGAGTCCTATAGCGGACCCGGGATACACCCCACCTGTCATCGGTCCGGGCTTGCCGGGGATCGACACCGCCGTGCGGGGAGAGTCCTTAAACCTCGGGATTCACCGCGCGTGCTGTCGGAGCGGGCATGGGTCGCTGTAACGGTCTATCGGCCTATACGCTA
The DNA window shown above is from Acidiferrobacter sp. SPIII_3 and carries:
- a CDS encoding glycosyltransferase — translated: MNEISHIYHRNAVDPDGNDSLAKIARQIAPATKVLDVGCAVGRLGQHLSETRHCIVDGIEINPEAAALARPHYRDVWELDVEDTQVLSRLGDRRYDIVVCADILEHLRDPTDFLRGIKPLLTDHGRLLVSVPNIAHGGVIRELLSGDFRYRDEGLLDRTHLRFFTRQSFLRTLAEAGWRGQVVDHTVLDIQYTEFAQPSGHHEKIPQLLWQTLLPEIPDAAVYQFVVEAVPEEYALPATPRKGPDPSPPRPSVGVAVYWRDVHEHYSETRRATRPLPLGSGPHTLRLRLPGAPTKRRLRLDPGDWPCYLRLHELALYRGPRALWVWDGRRESLLGESRRELSLSPGASSDAGAGLWLWDDDSWIELAIPEELVAQADTLEARLSAPPTHGDALGALEGWLALCAQDPQRPPLKQLQAAQKDLAATRATLQQISTSRSWRLTEPLRRTATRLRAARQTLIGDPSQRARRRALAKSLLHRLPLPERAKDVLSVWGRSAYINLLEQDYALWVRRYDTLTDADRGPIRRQIASWTHPPMISVIMPVYNAPPRFLQAAIDSVRHQLYPHWELCIADDASPDPRVRRILQDYAKRDTRIRVHFRAKNGHISRASNDALAMASGEFIALLDHDDLLAEHALYWVAAEILRHPHVDLLYSDEDKVDAHDTRSDAYFKPDWNPDLLLGQNYVSHLGVYRRERVLAIGGFRAGYEGSQDWDLVLRFTTGLDAHKIRHIPAVLYHWRTLPNSTAASLDAKPYCIEASRKAVQEFLSAEGACFAMDTVCNGVHHRPRLSVKGRPTVSLIIPTRNGVDVLRTCLESLERTHYPDREIVIIDNQSDDPETLTYLASLKRKGRITLLRYDAAFNYAHMHNWAVPQCSGEFLCLLNNDTEAIAPEWLTEMVAHAQRPEVGAVGAKLLYPDGTVQHGGVALGIGGIASHLHKHVAGDSGGYFGRAVLIQTVTAVTGACLVMRKQHWEALGGMSENLPVAFNDVDLCLRLREAGYRNVWVPQAVLYHHESKSRGDEQTPANRKRFASECAYMQWRWGPMFASDPGYNPNLSLDHEQFGLAKPPRAPKPWHGAPSIIDVPYGAPNAKPDSIDLRPDTPIEAHFAIPHAVTGTLHGLDILVGTCAGPCHGTLVLTIKDGMGHTVEARGSLAVLKDDSTLPLPLDGEGLALMGQEGLTIRMHLEDAVHPLALYAYPVNARWSHGITGHDDMALRIRLHVTMTTELYPDADAVRRTPSMLADFDARPSPA